AATGCGGGATGCGAGGTGACGCTGCTCCCGGTGGACCGGAACGGGCTGGTGGACCCCGGCGACGTCCGCAAGGCGCTGCGGCCGGACACCGGGCTCCTGTCGGTGATGCAGGCCAACGCCGAGATCGGGACGATCCAGCCCGTGCAGGAGATCGGCCGGATCGCCCGCGAGCGCGGGGTCCCGTTCCACGTCGACGCCGCCGCCTCCGCGGGGCACATCCCCTGCGACGTCCGGGCGATCCCCGCGGACTTCGTCACCCTGTCGGCGCACAATTTCTACGGCCCCAAGGGCGCCGGCGCGTTGTACGTCCGCAGCGGCGCGCGGGTGGCCGCCCGCTCCTTCGGCGGATTCCAGGAGATGGGGTACCGGGCCGGGACGGAGAACGTTCCGGGGATCGTGGGGATGGGCGCTGCGGCTTCCATCGCCTCGAAGGAAATGGAAACCTGGGAGCGGCGCCTTCGCGCCCTCGGACAGACGCTCCGGGACGGCCTGGCCGCGATTCCGCTCCTGCACTTCACCGGCCACCCGACCCTGCGCCTTCCGGGACATGTCTCCTTCTGGGTGGAGCACGCCGAGGGGGAGTCGCTCCTGCTGTTCCTGAACGTGAAGGGGATCATGGCCGCTTCGGGCTCCGCCTGCAGCTCGAACCTCCGCGGGGAGGACGAGGAGGACCTCGTCGCATCCCCGGTGCTGCGCGCCATCGGCGTCCCGAGCGACATCTGCACCGGCTCGATCACATTCAGCCTCGGGAAGGGGAACACGGAGGAGGAGGTCCGGCGGACCCTGGAGGAGCTTCCTCCCATCGTGGAGCGGCTCCGGGAGATGTCCCCCACGTATCTCGACTACCAGAAACAAATGAAACAGGGAGGATGAACCGATATGACGGTCGGTCCCTACAGCGCGAAAGTGATGGACCATTTCATGAACCCGAGGAACGTGGGGGAGATCGAGGGCGCGGACGGCGTCGGCGAGGTCGGCAATCCCGCCTGCGGCGACATGATGCGGCTCTACCTGAAGATCGAGGACAACAAGGTCGTCGACGCGAAGTTCCGGACCTTCGGGTGCGGCGCCGCGATCGCGTCCAGCTCGATGCTCACCGAGATGATCAAGGGGAAGACGGTCGACGAGGCGCGCGCGATCTCGAACCAGCAGGTCGCCGACGCCCTCGACGGCCTTCCGGCGGTGAAAATCCATTGCTCCGTGATGGCGGAGCAGGCGGTCAAGACCGCCCTCGACGACTATGCGAAAAAGCACGCCGGCTGACAGCCCGATCGACGCGATCCGGAGAGGGTTGGAGCGCGAGAACGAGGCGTACCGCAGATACATGGAATACGCCGCCGTCGCGACCCGGCCGGAGATCCGGGAGCTGTTCCTGTATCTCGCGGAAGAGGAGAAGAAGCACGCCAAGCTCCTGACCGACGAGATCGAGAAGGAAACGCTGCGGGAAATGTGATCCGCATGGAGCGGCGAGAGGAATTGCGCCTTCGCGACAGCGTCACCCGCGGGAAGGTCCTTTTCGTCCCCGCGGACCCCGCCCGGGTCACGATCTACACCTGCGGCCCCACCGTCTACCGTTACGCCCACATCGGAAACCTTCGCACCTACCTCCTGACCGACCTTCTCGTCCGGACGCTGCGCTCCTTGGGCTACGGCACCTACACCGTCCAGAACATCACCGACATGGGGCACATGCACCAGGAGCGGCTCGAGGAGGGGCAGGACAAGGTGATCGCCGCGGCGCGGGCGGCCGGCAAGACGGCGCGGGAGATCGCCGCCTTCTTCACGGAGGCGTATTTCCGCGACTGCCGCAGGATGGCGTTCCTGCCGGCGGACGTCTACCCCCGCGCCTCCGGGCACGTCGCCGAGATGATATCCCTGGTCCGGGCCGTCGAGGAGAAGGGCGCCGTCTACGGGAAGGACGGCTACATCTACTTCGACGTCACGAAGGCGCCGGAGTACGGTGCCCTTTCGGGGGCGTCGCTGGGCGAAGGGGCACCCGCGGAGCGGACGGATCCGGAGGGGCACCTGCACAAGAAGCGTCCGGAGGACTTCGTCCTCTGGCTGCCGGCCGAGCCCGGCCGGGAGTATCAATGGGACAGCCCGTGGGGTATGGGGTGGCCCGGCTGGCACTCGGAGTGCGCGGCGATGGCGCTGAAGCACCTGGGCCCCGAGTTCGACCTGCATGTCGGCGGCGTGGACCTGCGGTTCCCTCATCACGAGAATTCCCGGGCGCTCGCCCGGACCGCCACGGGGAAGCGTTTCGCGGCCGTCTGGCTGCACGCCGCCCACCTGCTCGTCGAGGGGAAGAAGATGTCCAAGTCGGCCGGCAACGAGTACACCCTCGACGACCTCGAAAAAGGCCCCCCGGGAGGCGGAAATGGAGTCTCCCCGGCGGAGTTCCGCTACTATTGCCTGACG
The nucleotide sequence above comes from Thermodesulfobacteriota bacterium. Encoded proteins:
- the cysS gene encoding cysteine--tRNA ligase — its product is MERREELRLRDSVTRGKVLFVPADPARVTIYTCGPTVYRYAHIGNLRTYLLTDLLVRTLRSLGYGTYTVQNITDMGHMHQERLEEGQDKVIAAARAAGKTAREIAAFFTEAYFRDCRRMAFLPADVYPRASGHVAEMISLVRAVEEKGAVYGKDGYIYFDVTKAPEYGALSGASLGEGAPAERTDPEGHLHKKRPEDFVLWLPAEPGREYQWDSPWGMGWPGWHSECAAMALKHLGPEFDLHVGGVDLRFPHHENSRALARTATGKRFAAVWLHAAHLLVEGKKMSKSAGNEYTLDDLEKGPPGGGNGVSPAEFRYYCLTLHYGTPMNFTWEGQAAAARALARLRDAFRKAAEKEPAGEDAVSGLRDRFRAALSDDLNLPRALSVVHDAARSGVAGAPIRALAEDWDRVLGVGLLPEAGAGREAGGIPAEVEELAKDRDALRRARDYASADAVRARIRALGYDVEDAGKGPSAVRKLRGPEEER
- the nifU gene encoding Fe-S cluster assembly scaffold protein NifU, translated to MTVGPYSAKVMDHFMNPRNVGEIEGADGVGEVGNPACGDMMRLYLKIEDNKVVDAKFRTFGCGAAIASSSMLTEMIKGKTVDEARAISNQQVADALDGLPAVKIHCSVMAEQAVKTALDDYAKKHAG
- a CDS encoding ferritin family protein, producing the protein MERENEAYRRYMEYAAVATRPEIRELFLYLAEEEKKHAKLLTDEIEKETLREM
- a CDS encoding cysteine desulfurase family protein → NAGCEVTLLPVDRNGLVDPGDVRKALRPDTGLLSVMQANAEIGTIQPVQEIGRIARERGVPFHVDAAASAGHIPCDVRAIPADFVTLSAHNFYGPKGAGALYVRSGARVAARSFGGFQEMGYRAGTENVPGIVGMGAAASIASKEMETWERRLRALGQTLRDGLAAIPLLHFTGHPTLRLPGHVSFWVEHAEGESLLLFLNVKGIMAASGSACSSNLRGEDEEDLVASPVLRAIGVPSDICTGSITFSLGKGNTEEEVRRTLEELPPIVERLREMSPTYLDYQKQMKQGG